Proteins found in one Corynebacterium canis genomic segment:
- a CDS encoding ABC transporter substrate-binding protein, with product MLKRHIYSAVAMAAISGLLVSCGGNVESDKNAAGSGSAFTIDNCGFELEFKSTAQRAVSTEQAATDTLLALHVEKQMVGTANLKTAVLPEYQDKYEAIEKIAERVPTSEQLRSVDPDFVYSPFESVFTADGAGTREELKDLGVNAYYSNVECRDYEPNKGKNAFDLIEKDITELGTIFGAESRAKELVEEQQKIIEDAKGKDIKDADKLSVLYLYSVYKGAPYVAGKTGVGQSISDIVGVKNVFEDTNELWPEVAWEAIAERNPEVIVLADLKERGAPGDSYEDKIEAMKKDPAMSQLDAVKNERFIIVPGVELDANVRSAHALQVIADGLAKQE from the coding sequence ATGTTGAAGCGTCATATTTATTCCGCCGTGGCAATGGCCGCGATTTCTGGGTTGTTGGTTTCCTGCGGTGGAAATGTGGAATCGGACAAGAATGCGGCGGGCTCCGGTTCCGCTTTTACGATTGATAACTGTGGATTTGAATTGGAATTCAAATCCACCGCCCAGCGTGCCGTATCCACCGAGCAAGCGGCAACCGACACGCTCCTGGCGCTCCACGTGGAAAAGCAGATGGTAGGCACCGCAAACCTCAAGACCGCCGTGCTCCCCGAATACCAAGACAAGTACGAGGCCATTGAAAAGATCGCCGAACGGGTACCCACCTCGGAACAATTGCGTTCGGTGGATCCGGATTTTGTCTATTCGCCATTCGAATCGGTATTTACCGCAGATGGTGCGGGTACCCGCGAAGAACTCAAAGACCTTGGGGTAAACGCATACTACAGCAATGTGGAATGCCGCGATTACGAGCCGAACAAGGGCAAGAACGCGTTCGATCTGATCGAAAAAGACATCACCGAGTTGGGCACTATTTTTGGCGCTGAAAGTCGTGCGAAGGAGCTCGTGGAGGAGCAACAGAAGATCATCGAAGATGCCAAAGGCAAGGACATTAAAGACGCGGATAAACTATCCGTCCTGTACCTATACTCCGTGTATAAGGGTGCCCCCTATGTCGCGGGTAAAACCGGTGTTGGCCAGAGCATCAGCGACATCGTAGGCGTAAAGAACGTGTTCGAGGACACCAACGAGCTGTGGCCCGAGGTCGCCTGGGAGGCAATCGCGGAACGCAACCCCGAGGTGATCGTGCTAGCGGACCTCAAGGAACGTGGTGCCCCCGGCGATAGCTACGAAGACAAGATCGAAGCCATGAAAAAAGACCCCGCCATGAGCCAATTGGACGCGGTGAAAAACGAACGCTTCATCATCGTCCCCGGTGTGGAGCTCGACGCTAACGTGCGCTCCGCACACGCCCTGCAGGTTATTGCCGACGGCTTGGCCAAGCAGGAATGA
- a CDS encoding FecCD family ABC transporter permease, with amino-acid sequence MRKQRHPAILWILGILAIAAAMAGSLFLGAASLSWVEVWGAITHKTGLFISAAYPEPSVLRQSILFELRIPRILMGTIVGGALAVAGAALQAITRNDLAEPYLLGVSSGASTGAVVVIVLTSAASFGGGAALGLTGGAAIGALASFGLLMALLKGSGFSSTRVVLTGVLVGQLFSALTSLILMARGDADSVRGVMFWLLGALGASRWDSLTVVALVCTLCSLVLWAMSRYLDCLSFGDDTAESMGVPVARVRSITLITVALLTGATVSSVGAIGFIGLIVPHAVRMMIGPAHAQLIPVSALLGSAFLVITDALARTVFNPQEVPVGVFTAIIGVPMFFVILKRGQRL; translated from the coding sequence ATGAGGAAGCAACGCCACCCCGCAATCCTATGGATCCTTGGCATCCTAGCGATTGCGGCGGCGATGGCTGGGAGCCTGTTTCTGGGCGCGGCGTCGTTAAGCTGGGTGGAGGTGTGGGGCGCTATCACGCACAAAACGGGCCTGTTTATTAGCGCGGCATACCCAGAACCCTCCGTGCTGCGGCAATCAATCCTGTTTGAGCTGCGCATTCCCCGCATCCTCATGGGTACCATCGTCGGCGGCGCGCTCGCAGTGGCAGGTGCAGCGCTGCAAGCCATCACCCGAAATGACCTGGCGGAACCCTACCTTTTGGGGGTGTCCTCCGGCGCTTCAACCGGCGCTGTAGTGGTGATCGTGCTCACCTCCGCGGCGTCGTTTGGCGGGGGTGCGGCACTGGGGCTCACCGGCGGTGCGGCAATCGGCGCGCTGGCATCCTTCGGCCTGCTTATGGCGCTGCTCAAAGGATCCGGCTTTTCCTCCACCCGGGTGGTGCTCACGGGCGTGCTGGTGGGGCAGCTGTTCTCCGCGCTGACCTCGCTGATCTTGATGGCGCGCGGCGACGCAGACTCCGTACGCGGCGTGATGTTCTGGCTGCTCGGCGCGCTCGGGGCATCGCGGTGGGACTCGCTGACTGTCGTGGCGCTGGTATGCACCCTATGCAGCCTCGTGCTGTGGGCCATGTCCCGCTACCTCGACTGCCTCAGCTTCGGCGACGACACCGCGGAATCCATGGGTGTGCCCGTGGCGCGAGTCCGCTCCATCACGCTGATCACCGTGGCGCTGCTCACCGGTGCCACAGTATCCTCCGTGGGCGCCATCGGCTTTATCGGCTTGATCGTGCCACACGCCGTACGCATGATGATCGGGCCCGCGCACGCCCAGCTCATCCCGGTGAGCGCGCTGCTAGGCTCCGCGTTCCTAGTGATCACAGACGCGCTGGCGCGCACCGTGTTTAACCCGCAGGAAGTGCCCGTGGGTGTGTTTACCGCCATTATCGGCGTGCCCATGTTCTTTGTGATCCTGAAGCGAGGTCAACGGTTGTGA